From Pseudomonas poae, the proteins below share one genomic window:
- a CDS encoding ABC transporter ATP-binding protein: protein MNAPLQGHTASNLHTTEPLLAVDNVSLEYRTPERVVRATHQVSFEIDPADRYVLLGPSGCGKSTLLKSIAGFIKPCEGEIRLLGQKVEQPGPDRIVVFQEFDQLPPWKTVKQNVMFPLLASKTLKRREAEERALHYLEKVGLSAFADAYPHTLSGGMKARVAIARALAMQPKILLMDEPFAALDALTRRKMQEELLLLWEEVRFTLLFVTHSIEEALVVGNRILLLSPHPGRVRAEVHSHQYDLHSLGGVEFQASARRIHRLLFDEAPEAELELGFADIRIAY from the coding sequence ATGAACGCGCCCTTGCAAGGCCACACGGCCAGCAACCTGCACACCACCGAGCCCTTGCTGGCGGTGGATAACGTCAGCCTGGAATACCGCACCCCCGAGCGCGTGGTGCGGGCCACCCACCAAGTCAGTTTCGAAATTGACCCGGCCGATCGCTACGTGTTGCTCGGCCCGTCGGGCTGCGGCAAGTCCACGTTGCTCAAGTCCATCGCCGGGTTTATCAAACCCTGCGAAGGCGAGATCCGGCTGTTGGGCCAAAAGGTCGAACAACCGGGCCCGGATCGCATTGTGGTGTTCCAGGAGTTCGACCAGCTGCCACCGTGGAAAACCGTCAAACAGAACGTGATGTTCCCGCTGCTGGCGTCGAAAACCCTTAAGCGTCGCGAAGCCGAAGAACGCGCGCTGCACTACCTTGAAAAAGTCGGCCTGAGTGCGTTTGCCGACGCTTACCCGCATACCCTTTCCGGTGGCATGAAAGCCCGCGTGGCCATCGCCCGCGCCCTGGCCATGCAGCCGAAAATCCTGCTGATGGACGAGCCCTTCGCCGCCCTTGACGCCCTGACCCGACGCAAGATGCAGGAAGAGTTGCTGCTGCTCTGGGAGGAGGTGCGCTTCACCCTGTTGTTCGTCACCCACTCCATCGAAGAAGCGTTGGTGGTGGGCAATCGCATCCTGTTGCTGTCGCCGCACCCGGGGCGCGTGCGCGCCGAAGTCCACAGCCATCAATATGACCTGCACAGCCTCGGTGGTGTGGAGTTCCAGGCGTCGGCGCGGCGCATTCATCGCCTGCTGTTCGATGAAGCGCCCGAGGCCGAACTTGAGTTGGGCTTCGCCGATATCCGCATCGCTTATTGA
- a CDS encoding ABC transporter permease, which yields MRQEFEVTLQPLLSVPVERELPLRQRLWQQGWLRKGLILIVLAILWEAVARYQNNDLLLPSFLQTSAALYDGLLSGELLSKVSISLAVLIKGYLIGIVLAFALTTLAVSTQLGRDLLSTLTSMFNPLPAIALLPLALLWFGLGQNSLIFVLVHSVLWALALNTYSGFLGVSETLRMAGRNYGLKGMRFVLFILIPAALPSILAGLKIGWAFAWRTLIAAELVFGATSGKGGLGWYIFQNRNELYTDKVFAGLAVVILIGLLVENLVFDTFERLTVKRWGMQR from the coding sequence ATGCGCCAGGAATTTGAAGTTACCCTCCAACCGCTGCTCAGCGTCCCCGTGGAACGCGAGCTGCCCCTGCGCCAACGCCTGTGGCAACAAGGCTGGCTGCGCAAAGGCTTGATCCTGATCGTGCTGGCGATCCTCTGGGAAGCGGTCGCCCGCTACCAGAACAACGACCTGTTGCTGCCCAGTTTCCTGCAAACGTCCGCCGCGCTGTACGACGGCCTGCTCAGTGGCGAGCTGCTGAGCAAAGTGAGTATCTCGCTGGCGGTGCTGATCAAGGGCTATCTGATCGGTATCGTGCTGGCGTTTGCCCTGACCACCCTGGCGGTGTCGACGCAGTTGGGCCGCGACCTGCTGAGCACCCTGACCTCGATGTTCAACCCCTTGCCCGCAATCGCCTTGCTGCCGTTGGCGCTGTTGTGGTTTGGCCTGGGGCAGAACAGCCTGATTTTCGTGCTGGTGCATTCGGTGTTGTGGGCGTTGGCGCTGAACACTTACTCGGGGTTCCTTGGTGTGTCCGAAACCCTGCGCATGGCCGGTCGCAACTATGGCCTCAAGGGCATGCGTTTTGTGTTGTTCATCCTGATTCCGGCGGCGTTGCCGTCGATTCTGGCTGGGCTGAAAATCGGCTGGGCATTTGCCTGGCGCACGCTGATCGCCGCCGAGCTGGTTTTCGGCGCCACCAGCGGCAAGGGCGGCTTGGGCTGGTACATTTTCCAGAACCGCAACGAGCTGTACACCGACAAAGTATTCGCCGGGTTGGCCGTGGTGATTCTGATCGGCTTGCTGGTGGAAAACCTGGTGTTTGACACCTTCGAGCGGCTCACGGTGAAACGCTGGGGCATGCAGCGCTAA
- a CDS encoding TonB family protein yields the protein MRFLVLAAALCLSTSALAEFVPEAVSMPKPVYPSALITTQGHARISLNIHNDGTVSEVKALSATRPDFAAAAVSAGKQWRFKPWTVNADRPAVIEAHNDMIFSPSPTVSEAVQLSFTQTTYQSCSTLNGEVSQFRQEHPTRPLIAMKSFAITRVAVMFPALSGKGDYNEGLARADELENALPDIVRKCQANPRRTYAEYLPQNLKRYL from the coding sequence ATGCGTTTTTTAGTCTTGGCAGCCGCCTTGTGTTTGTCGACCTCAGCGTTGGCTGAGTTCGTGCCCGAAGCGGTATCGATGCCCAAGCCGGTCTACCCTTCAGCCCTGATCACCACCCAGGGGCATGCGCGCATCAGCCTGAATATTCACAACGACGGCACGGTCAGCGAGGTAAAAGCGCTCAGCGCCACCCGCCCGGATTTCGCCGCCGCTGCCGTGAGCGCAGGCAAACAATGGCGCTTCAAGCCCTGGACGGTGAATGCCGATCGGCCGGCGGTGATCGAGGCGCACAACGACATGATTTTCTCGCCGTCGCCAACCGTCAGTGAAGCCGTTCAACTGAGCTTCACGCAAACCACCTATCAATCCTGCAGCACGTTGAACGGCGAAGTCAGCCAGTTCCGTCAGGAGCATCCCACCCGCCCGTTGATCGCCATGAAGAGCTTTGCCATTACCCGCGTCGCGGTGATGTTCCCGGCGTTAAGCGGTAAAGGCGACTACAACGAGGGCCTGGCCCGGGCCGATGAGCTGGAAAACGCCCTGCCGGACATCGTGCGCAAGTGCCAGGCCAACCCCCGGCGAACCTACGCCGAATACCTGCCCCAGAACCTGAAGCGCTACCTGTAA
- a CDS encoding LysR family transcriptional regulator translates to MQLPDMNLLVALDALLDEGSVVGAARRMNLSPAAMSRTLTRIREAVGDPILVRAGRGLVPTPKALQLQSQVRNVVEQAALLFRSADQVDLSTLRRRFSVRANDFFVGVYGGRLFDTMERMAPLCELCFVPEGDTDDEALREGRLDLRVSNTMPVSPEVKVQNLFSTTFVGLAREDHPLFDEEITAARFASYSHISISRRGIARGPIDTALNAQGLERRVAMIAPGFHGAMFMLPDSDLILPVPKEALLSATRLKLPLRSFALPISLPTLVLAQSWHPRFDKDPAHKWLRETMRESCHATWLEAQPT, encoded by the coding sequence ATGCAACTACCGGACATGAACCTGCTGGTCGCCCTCGACGCCCTGCTCGACGAGGGCAGCGTGGTTGGCGCCGCGCGGCGCATGAACCTCAGCCCGGCCGCCATGAGCCGCACGCTTACGCGCATTCGCGAGGCCGTGGGTGACCCGATCCTGGTGCGCGCCGGCCGCGGCCTGGTGCCGACGCCCAAGGCCCTGCAGTTGCAGAGCCAAGTGCGCAACGTGGTGGAGCAGGCCGCGCTGCTGTTCCGCTCGGCCGACCAGGTGGACTTGAGCACCCTGCGCCGCCGCTTCAGCGTGCGCGCCAATGACTTTTTTGTCGGCGTGTATGGCGGGCGCCTGTTCGACACCATGGAGCGCATGGCGCCGCTGTGCGAGCTGTGTTTCGTGCCCGAGGGCGACACCGACGATGAAGCGCTGCGCGAAGGGCGCCTGGATTTACGGGTGAGCAACACCATGCCCGTGAGCCCTGAAGTGAAGGTGCAGAACCTGTTTTCCACCACCTTCGTGGGCCTCGCACGCGAAGATCATCCGTTGTTCGATGAGGAAATCACCGCCGCGCGGTTTGCCAGCTATTCGCATATCAGCATCTCGCGGCGCGGCATCGCCCGTGGTCCGATCGACACCGCGCTGAATGCGCAGGGCCTGGAGCGCCGCGTGGCAATGATCGCACCGGGTTTTCACGGCGCGATGTTCATGTTGCCCGATTCCGACCTGATTCTGCCGGTGCCCAAAGAGGCCTTGTTAAGTGCCACTCGCCTGAAATTGCCGCTGCGTTCATTTGCCTTGCCGATCTCGTTGCCGACCCTGGTATTGGCCCAATCCTGGCACCCGCGCTTCGACAAAGACCCGGCCCATAAATGGCTGCGCGAAACCATGCGCGAGAGTTGCCACGCCACATGGCTGGAAGCCCAACCCACCTGA
- a CDS encoding ABC transporter substrate-binding protein, with translation MSRKIPFARLAATVGLGVSLLAGSLVAPAAAQAEGEIRIAEQFGIVYLLLNVVRDQNLIEKYGKQEGIDIKVDWTQLSGGAAVNDALLSGSIDIAGAGVGPLLTIWDRTHGKQNVKAVASLGNFPYYLVSNNPKVKTIADFTDKDRIAVPAVGVSVQSRFLQYAAAKQWGDKEFNRLDKYTVAVPHPDATAALIAGGTELTGHFSNPPFQDQALANPNVHVVLNTYDLLGPNSPTVLFATEKFRNDNPKTYKAFVEALTEAAQFAQNDKGAAADTYIRVTKAKIDRAELLKIIDNPQFEFSVTPKNTYPLAEFLYRVGAIKNKPESWKDYFFQDAKPLQGS, from the coding sequence ATGTCCAGGAAAATTCCATTTGCGCGGCTGGCGGCGACGGTCGGCCTGGGCGTCAGCCTGTTGGCCGGCAGCCTGGTGGCCCCGGCCGCCGCACAGGCCGAAGGCGAGATCCGCATTGCCGAACAGTTCGGTATCGTCTATCTGTTGCTTAACGTGGTACGCGACCAGAACCTGATCGAGAAGTACGGCAAGCAGGAAGGCATCGACATCAAGGTCGACTGGACCCAGTTGTCGGGCGGTGCCGCAGTGAACGACGCGCTGCTCTCCGGCTCCATCGACATTGCCGGTGCCGGCGTTGGCCCGCTGCTGACCATCTGGGACCGCACCCACGGCAAGCAGAACGTCAAGGCCGTGGCCTCCCTGGGTAACTTCCCGTACTACCTGGTGAGCAACAACCCCAAGGTCAAAACCATTGCCGATTTCACCGACAAAGACCGTATCGCCGTGCCGGCGGTGGGCGTATCGGTGCAGTCGCGCTTCCTGCAATACGCCGCCGCCAAGCAGTGGGGCGACAAGGAATTCAATCGCCTCGACAAATACACCGTCGCCGTCCCGCACCCGGACGCCACCGCTGCGCTGATCGCCGGCGGCACCGAACTGACCGGGCACTTTTCCAACCCGCCGTTCCAGGACCAGGCTCTGGCCAATCCTAACGTGCACGTGGTGCTGAACACCTACGACCTGTTGGGCCCGAACTCGCCGACCGTGCTGTTCGCCACCGAGAAATTCCGCAACGACAACCCTAAAACCTACAAGGCGTTTGTCGAGGCGTTGACCGAAGCCGCACAGTTCGCCCAGAACGATAAAGGCGCCGCGGCCGACACTTACATCCGCGTCACCAAAGCCAAGATCGACCGTGCCGAGCTGCTGAAAATCATCGATAACCCGCAGTTCGAATTCAGCGTGACCCCGAAAAACACCTACCCGCTGGCGGAATTCCTCTACCGCGTCGGCGCCATCAAGAACAAGCCTGAATCGTGGAAGGATTACTTCTTCCAGGACGCCAAGCCCCTGCAAGGAAGTTGA
- a CDS encoding MFS transporter — MTSLAAPTLAAAAKPVAMTPPVFGLRIIIGLVGVLLAVLVSGLNEMVTKVALADIRGALYIGFDEGTWLVAAYTATSVSAMAFAPWCSVTFSLRRFTLCAIGLFTVLGILCPFAPNYESLLLLRTVQGLAGGALPPMLMTVALRFLPANVKLYGLAGYALTATFGPSLGTPLAALWTEYVGWQWAFWQIVGPCLLAMAAVAYGLPQDPLRLERFKQFNWRGLLLGFPAICMLVIGILQGNRLDWFESGLITFLLCAGTLLLVLFMVNEWSHPMPFFKLQMLGLRNLSFALIVLAGVLMVLTSVIIIPSSFLAQVQGYRPLQTAPVMLLMALPQLIALPLVAALCNLRWVDCRWVLGIGLGMLVLCCVGSAHLTSAWIRDDFYGLYLLQIFGQPMAVLPLLMLSTGSIQPADGPFASAWFNTIKGLAAVIATGVLDALTTQRLHFHSTMLVDRLGNSPLADGDAAGLAHRLHQQAVVLTSSDLYYVMAGVAVALILLILWMPTRIFPPRAPI; from the coding sequence ATGACTTCCCTCGCTGCCCCCACCCTTGCGGCCGCAGCCAAACCCGTCGCAATGACCCCGCCTGTGTTCGGCCTGAGGATCATCATCGGTCTGGTCGGCGTATTGCTGGCGGTGCTGGTGTCCGGTCTCAACGAGATGGTCACCAAGGTGGCTCTTGCCGATATCCGTGGCGCGCTGTACATCGGTTTTGACGAAGGCACCTGGCTGGTCGCGGCCTACACCGCCACCTCCGTGTCGGCCATGGCGTTTGCGCCCTGGTGTTCGGTGACCTTCTCCTTGCGCCGCTTCACCCTGTGCGCCATCGGCCTGTTCACCGTGCTGGGCATCCTGTGCCCGTTCGCGCCGAACTACGAAAGCCTGCTGCTGCTGCGCACCGTGCAAGGTCTGGCCGGTGGCGCGTTGCCGCCGATGCTGATGACCGTCGCGCTGCGCTTTCTGCCGGCCAACGTGAAGTTGTATGGCCTGGCCGGTTACGCGCTCACCGCCACGTTCGGCCCGAGCCTCGGTACGCCGTTGGCGGCGCTGTGGACCGAGTACGTCGGCTGGCAGTGGGCGTTCTGGCAGATCGTCGGGCCGTGCCTGCTGGCGATGGCCGCCGTGGCCTACGGCTTGCCGCAGGACCCGCTGCGCCTGGAGCGCTTCAAGCAGTTCAACTGGCGTGGCCTGCTGCTGGGGTTCCCGGCGATCTGCATGCTGGTGATCGGCATTCTGCAAGGCAATCGCCTGGACTGGTTCGAGTCGGGCCTGATCACCTTCCTGCTGTGCGCCGGCACGCTGTTGCTGGTGCTGTTCATGGTCAATGAATGGTCGCACCCGATGCCGTTTTTCAAGCTGCAGATGCTCGGCCTGCGCAACCTGTCGTTCGCCTTGATCGTGCTGGCCGGGGTGCTCATGGTGCTGACGTCGGTGATCATCATCCCGTCGAGCTTCCTGGCCCAGGTTCAGGGCTATCGCCCCCTGCAAACTGCGCCGGTGATGCTGCTGATGGCCCTGCCGCAATTGATCGCGCTGCCGCTGGTGGCAGCGCTGTGCAACCTGCGCTGGGTGGATTGCCGTTGGGTGCTGGGGATCGGGCTGGGCATGCTGGTGCTGTGTTGCGTGGGCAGTGCGCACCTGACCTCGGCGTGGATTCGCGACGATTTCTATGGCCTGTACCTGCTGCAAATCTTCGGGCAACCCATGGCCGTGTTGCCGCTGCTGATGCTCTCCACCGGCAGTATCCAACCGGCGGACGGGCCGTTCGCCTCGGCCTGGTTCAACACCATCAAGGGCCTGGCCGCCGTGATCGCCACCGGCGTGCTGGATGCGTTGACCACCCAGCGTCTGCACTTTCACTCGACCATGCTGGTGGACCGCCTGGGCAACTCGCCCCTGGCCGATGGCGACGCGGCCGGCCTGGCCCACCGCCTGCACCAGCAGGCCGTGGTGCTCACGTCTTCGGATCTTTATTACGTCATGGCCGGTGTCGCTGTGGCGTTGATCCTGCTGATTCTCTGGATGCCCACGCGGATCTTTCCGCCTCGCGCTCCGATCTAG